In Bacteroidota bacterium, a single window of DNA contains:
- a CDS encoding PIG-L family deacetylase, which yields MVQHLWRLWPLFASFLGACTDPGDSPERRLAERAAREARVLMAVAAHPDDEDGFTLLYYRHRYGMRTYTVYLTRGEGGQNAIGPQLYEALGALRAQETARAAAILGTVPYFLNFRDFGYSKTAQETFALWGGRQAVVNRLVAAIRRFRPDVIITNHDTVTTGPSRQHGHHQAAALALWEALGRAADAGYAPELGPPWRVRRLFVRLWDPRQGFDVALPVFERDPVTGRTFAEGARQALRQHASQDMVRVADTLRIRYTYYRLLWSADGSRPNNDDLFWGIRRDLSPAERRELENKRILARLGTRLWVQPEDSIVSPGQTTRLRFFAQRLTIPNPVLRLYCEGRELGRWPVPASGRLEVTLRVPADAPLTYPLERYQYGWPDPVYYPLRYVIRPAVPTEALPEEISGPIPVLIAAPVVLRAEAWQWLAEPNPQLRLMLEVAHWRGQAPRLTIQRIPEGDTLGVWIRDPLGPGRRREVRIGLRRWRPLEGEHRFRIWASGSPETLSVTGRYYRLSLPAQVRVGWIPGLEPGTEGGLRALGARYEVLDSATLARGDLRRYTAILIGVRAYYHRADLGRYNGRLLEYIRQGGHVVVLYQRPPEWNGLSWPPYPIRISTRRVSREDAPVRLLRSDHPLLRHPYRLDASIWRGWVQERGLYFPDTYAAAYEELLEMADPDEAPLRGGLLVAAYGRGSYLYTSLAWYRQWELYHPGALRALANMLAYPLYRQAQAEGR from the coding sequence ATGGTACAGCATCTATGGCGTCTTTGGCCACTTTTTGCGTCATTTCTGGGAGCTTGTACCGACCCCGGGGATAGCCCCGAGCGGCGCCTGGCCGAGCGCGCCGCCCGAGAAGCTCGGGTGCTCATGGCCGTGGCCGCGCATCCGGACGACGAGGACGGCTTTACGCTGCTCTACTACCGCCACCGCTACGGGATGCGCACGTACACGGTATATCTGACGCGCGGGGAGGGTGGGCAGAACGCAATCGGGCCTCAGCTTTATGAGGCCCTGGGCGCTTTGCGCGCGCAGGAAACCGCGCGCGCGGCCGCGATCTTGGGCACGGTGCCGTATTTTCTGAACTTTCGCGACTTCGGTTACTCCAAGACGGCCCAAGAGACCTTCGCGCTCTGGGGAGGGCGACAGGCCGTCGTAAACCGGCTTGTGGCGGCGATCCGGCGCTTTCGGCCCGATGTGATCATCACGAACCACGACACCGTCACCACAGGTCCTAGCCGACAGCACGGACACCACCAGGCCGCGGCGCTGGCCCTGTGGGAGGCCCTCGGCCGGGCCGCGGACGCCGGCTATGCGCCGGAGCTTGGCCCTCCATGGCGCGTTCGACGGCTGTTTGTGCGCCTCTGGGATCCCCGTCAGGGCTTCGACGTGGCTCTACCCGTTTTTGAACGCGACCCCGTTACGGGCCGCACCTTTGCGGAGGGGGCTCGTCAGGCCCTGCGCCAGCACGCCAGCCAGGACATGGTCCGCGTGGCGGATACGCTTCGAATCCGCTATACGTATTACCGGCTTCTGTGGTCGGCCGACGGGTCGCGGCCGAACAACGACGACCTTTTCTGGGGAATCAGGCGCGATCTGAGCCCGGCGGAGCGTCGAGAGCTTGAAAACAAGCGCATCCTGGCGCGCCTGGGCACGCGCCTTTGGGTGCAGCCGGAGGACTCGATCGTCTCTCCCGGTCAGACGACGCGCCTGCGGTTTTTTGCTCAACGCCTTACCATCCCCAATCCCGTGCTACGGCTCTACTGCGAAGGGCGCGAGCTGGGCCGCTGGCCCGTTCCGGCAAGCGGCCGCCTGGAAGTAACGCTTCGCGTGCCGGCCGATGCCCCCCTGACTTATCCGCTTGAGCGCTATCAGTACGGTTGGCCGGATCCCGTCTATTACCCTCTGCGCTATGTCATCAGACCAGCTGTGCCTACAGAAGCTCTTCCCGAGGAGATCAGTGGGCCGATCCCGGTTTTGATCGCGGCTCCCGTGGTGTTGCGGGCCGAGGCCTGGCAATGGCTTGCCGAACCCAACCCCCAACTGCGCCTTATGCTAGAGGTCGCCCATTGGCGCGGCCAGGCCCCTCGGCTTACGATCCAGCGCATACCCGAGGGCGATACGCTCGGTGTATGGATCCGCGATCCCCTGGGCCCGGGCAGGCGTCGGGAGGTGCGCATCGGGCTGCGGCGCTGGCGCCCCTTGGAGGGAGAGCACCGGTTTCGCATCTGGGCCTCCGGAAGCCCGGAGACGCTTTCGGTTACCGGGCGCTATTATCGGCTGAGCCTGCCCGCGCAGGTGCGCGTAGGATGGATCCCGGGCCTGGAGCCGGGCACCGAAGGGGGGCTCAGAGCCCTCGGAGCGCGCTATGAGGTGCTGGACTCGGCCACACTGGCCCGGGGGGATTTGAGACGGTATACCGCCATCCTCATCGGGGTGCGCGCCTACTATCATCGAGCCGACCTAGGGCGGTATAACGGCCGCCTTCTGGAGTACATCCGCCAAGGGGGCCACGTGGTGGTGCTCTATCAGCGGCCTCCGGAGTGGAACGGGCTCTCCTGGCCCCCGTATCCGATCCGGATTTCAACGCGCCGCGTAAGCCGGGAGGACGCGCCTGTGCGCCTGTTGCGCTCCGATCACCCTCTGTTGCGCCATCCCTACAGGCTAGATGCGAGCATCTGGCGGGGCTGGGTGCAAGAGCGCGGCCTGTATTTTCCGGACACCTACGCGGCGGCCTACGAAGAGCTTCTGGAGATGGCTGATCCGGATGAAGCCCCCCTGCGCGGCGGGCTCTTAGTTGCTGCCTACGGACGCGGCAGCTATCTTTACACGTCCCTAGCCTGGTATAGGCAATGGGAGCTATACCATCCCGGCGCCTTGCGCGCTTTAGCTAACATGCTCGCCTATCCTTTGTATCGCCAGGCCCAAGCCGAAGGGAGGTAG
- a CDS encoding M42 family metallopeptidase: protein MLHERTRQYLEAILRTATPSGFEWEGQRRWIAFVSPWADEVQSDAYGNAWAIRQGASPEGPRILLEAHIDEIGLMVRYIDEQGFLWVGRIGGADRALARSRRVYVLTEQGPVPGVVGHTAIHLRENKDETVPKWHELYVDVGAQSREEVEQKGIRVGHPIVYADEPWFWDEKLVVGRALDNRIGGAVLGEVLRLLAEASERPAATVIAASTVQEEVGGSGARMIGYRLRPDAAVVIDVTHATDTPGIERRQHGDVRLGKGPTLTHGPVNHPTLVRRLLEAAQRAQVPVQHEASSLTTGTDTDDIFDQRGGIPSALLSIPMRYMHSTVETVHLADVAGAVRLLEAFIGALKPGERFVLS from the coding sequence ATGCTGCATGAGCGCACGCGGCAATATCTAGAGGCCATCCTCAGGACCGCAACCCCATCTGGCTTCGAGTGGGAGGGGCAGCGTCGCTGGATCGCCTTCGTAAGCCCTTGGGCCGATGAGGTGCAGAGCGATGCGTATGGCAACGCCTGGGCTATTCGACAGGGGGCAAGCCCTGAGGGTCCGCGGATCCTGCTCGAGGCCCACATAGACGAAATCGGGCTTATGGTGCGCTATATCGACGAGCAGGGCTTCCTCTGGGTCGGTCGCATCGGGGGCGCGGATCGGGCCCTGGCGCGTTCGCGGCGCGTATACGTGCTCACCGAACAGGGGCCCGTGCCCGGGGTAGTGGGGCATACGGCCATCCATCTGCGCGAGAACAAAGACGAAACCGTCCCCAAATGGCATGAGCTTTACGTTGACGTTGGGGCGCAGAGCCGGGAGGAGGTCGAACAGAAAGGGATTCGGGTCGGACATCCAATCGTATATGCCGATGAGCCCTGGTTTTGGGATGAAAAGCTCGTGGTGGGTCGGGCGCTAGACAACCGCATCGGCGGAGCCGTGCTGGGAGAGGTGCTGCGCCTGCTGGCCGAGGCCTCCGAGCGGCCCGCGGCCACCGTGATCGCGGCCAGCACCGTGCAAGAGGAGGTAGGCGGCAGCGGAGCGCGCATGATCGGTTACCGGCTTCGGCCCGATGCGGCGGTGGTGATCGACGTCACGCATGCGACCGACACCCCCGGCATAGAGCGCAGGCAGCACGGGGATGTGCGCCTGGGCAAAGGCCCCACCCTCACACACGGACCCGTCAACCATCCCACGCTGGTGCGTCGGCTTCTGGAGGCCGCCCAACGCGCTCAAGTTCCCGTGCAGCATGAGGCCTCAAGCCTGACCACGGGCACGGACACAGATGACATCTTCGATCAGCGGGGGGGCATTCCGAGCGCGCTTCTGTCCATTCCCATGCGCTACATGCACTCCACTGTGGAGACCGTACATTTGGCCGATGTGGCCGGAGCCGTTCGGCTTCTGGAGGCTTTCATCGGGGCCCTTAAGCCTGGAGAGCGTTTCGTGCTCTCGTAG
- the atpD gene encoding F0F1 ATP synthase subunit beta, translating into MDKGKGKIAQVIGPVVDVDFPEGQLPEILTALLVYREDGSELVLEVQQHLGESRVRAVAMDSTDGLVRGMEVLNTGEPISIPIGEEIRGRLFNVVGKPIDGLRPPKAEGRLPIHRPPPRFEELSTQTEMFETGIKVIDLLEPYAKGGKIGLFGGAGVGKTVLIMELIHNIAKQHAGLSVFAGVGERTREGNDLLREMIESGVINYGERFRRHFQETGDWDLSLVDYEALKGSQATLVFGQMNEPPGARARVGLTGLTIAEYFRDEGGRDVLLFIDNIFRFVQAGSEVSALLGRMPSAVGYQPTLATEMGELQERITSTKRGSITSVQAVYVPADDLTDPAPATTFAHLDATTVLSRQIAELGIYPAVDPLESTSRILDPRIVGREHYEVAQAVKQILQRYKDLQDIIAILGMDELSEEDKLVVSRARRVQRFLSQPFHVAEAFTGTPGRYVKIADTIRGFKMILSGELDHLPEGAFYMVGTIEEAIEKGERMLAQAAA; encoded by the coding sequence ATGGATAAAGGCAAAGGCAAAATCGCGCAAGTCATCGGGCCCGTAGTGGACGTAGATTTCCCCGAGGGCCAACTGCCGGAAATCCTAACCGCGCTCTTGGTGTATCGCGAAGACGGCTCTGAGCTAGTCCTGGAGGTGCAGCAACATCTGGGTGAGTCCCGCGTACGCGCCGTGGCCATGGACTCCACCGATGGCTTGGTACGCGGTATGGAGGTGCTCAACACAGGCGAACCCATTTCGATCCCGATCGGGGAGGAGATCCGTGGTCGGCTCTTCAACGTCGTAGGTAAGCCCATCGATGGGCTGCGTCCCCCTAAGGCGGAGGGCCGGCTTCCGATTCACCGACCCCCGCCGCGTTTTGAGGAGCTCTCCACCCAGACCGAGATGTTCGAAACCGGCATTAAGGTCATCGATCTGCTGGAACCGTACGCGAAAGGAGGCAAGATTGGGCTCTTCGGCGGGGCCGGCGTAGGCAAGACCGTGCTCATCATGGAGCTCATCCACAACATCGCCAAGCAACACGCGGGGCTATCGGTCTTCGCCGGTGTGGGGGAACGCACCCGAGAGGGCAACGATTTGCTGCGGGAGATGATCGAGTCGGGCGTCATCAACTACGGGGAGCGTTTCCGGCGCCACTTCCAGGAGACAGGCGATTGGGATCTGTCTTTAGTGGATTACGAAGCCCTTAAGGGTTCGCAGGCCACGCTCGTCTTCGGCCAGATGAACGAACCGCCTGGGGCGCGCGCCCGCGTGGGCCTGACGGGTCTTACGATCGCCGAGTACTTCCGCGATGAGGGCGGTCGGGATGTGCTGCTTTTCATCGACAACATCTTTCGCTTCGTGCAGGCCGGCTCGGAAGTATCGGCCTTGTTAGGGCGCATGCCGAGCGCCGTAGGCTACCAGCCGACCCTGGCCACGGAGATGGGGGAATTGCAAGAGCGCATCACCTCTACCAAGCGCGGCTCGATCACCTCGGTGCAAGCCGTTTACGTGCCGGCTGACGACCTTACGGATCCGGCCCCCGCTACGACGTTTGCGCACCTGGATGCCACGACGGTGCTATCGCGCCAGATCGCCGAGCTGGGGATCTATCCCGCCGTCGATCCTTTGGAGTCCACAAGCCGTATTTTGGATCCCCGCATCGTGGGTCGGGAGCACTACGAGGTGGCCCAGGCCGTTAAGCAAATCCTGCAGCGCTACAAAGACCTGCAGGACATCATCGCCATCCTGGGCATGGATGAGCTTTCCGAGGAGGATAAGCTGGTTGTCAGCCGCGCTCGCCGGGTGCAGCGTTTCTTGAGCCAGCCTTTCCACGTGGCCGAGGCCTTCACGGGCACGCCGGGCCGATACGTGAAGATCGCCGACACGATCCGGGGCTTTAAGATGATCCTATCCGGTGAGCTGGATCACCTGCCCGAGGGGGCCTTCTACATGGTGGGCACGATCGAGGAGGCCATCGAGAAGGGCGAGCGCATGCTGGCTCAAGCAGCCGCCTAA
- a CDS encoding F0F1 ATP synthase subunit epsilon encodes MAKSFHLEIVTPERVVYSGEVVSLSAPGVLGGFQVLAGHAPMLAQIGVGVLKVVFPNGVQRYFATSGGFVEVKGPRVVVLAETAEAAEEIDVRRAQAAFDRAQRRLKEDGPDVDRVRAQAALARAQNRLRVAHLEGQQNQT; translated from the coding sequence ATGGCCAAGAGCTTTCATCTGGAAATCGTCACCCCGGAGCGCGTGGTCTATAGCGGGGAGGTGGTCTCGCTTTCCGCCCCGGGGGTGCTTGGGGGATTTCAGGTACTGGCCGGGCACGCCCCTATGCTGGCCCAGATCGGCGTGGGGGTCCTAAAAGTGGTCTTTCCGAATGGAGTGCAGCGCTACTTTGCCACAAGCGGTGGTTTTGTAGAGGTAAAGGGCCCGCGCGTAGTGGTGCTGGCCGAAACGGCGGAAGCGGCCGAGGAGATCGACGTGCGGCGCGCCCAGGCCGCCTTTGATCGCGCCCAGAGGCGGCTCAAAGAGGACGGTCCCGACGTCGATCGCGTCCGCGCTCAGGCGGCGCTTGCGCGTGCCCAAAACCGCCTCCGTGTGGCCCATCTGGAGGGCCAGCAAAACCAAACGTAA
- a CDS encoding glycogen/starch synthase — protein sequence MRKSLRVLFAAGEMTPFAKLTDAADLIRSLPEALQLQGHEIRIMLPKYGFISDRRNRLHEVIRLSSIEVPVGDRTEMLKVKVASIPSARLQVYFLDNERYFKRRGILADEQTGEPFPDNDERAIFFSRGVLETIRRLGWCPDIIHCHDWMASLIPVYLKTLYRHDPLFAHTKTIYTVHNWDLPTQFPKQMLLSKIGLPEEELERAPLAQNGHVDLLHGGLLYADAVSTTAPHLDPATLPLSRAIAVEGPIEHMVDVYAELYRKLAS from the coding sequence ATGCGTAAGTCCCTGCGCGTGCTGTTCGCGGCCGGCGAGATGACCCCGTTTGCCAAGCTCACTGACGCGGCCGATCTCATCCGTTCCCTGCCCGAGGCGCTGCAACTACAAGGTCACGAGATCCGGATCATGCTGCCCAAGTATGGCTTCATCAGCGATCGACGCAACCGCCTGCATGAGGTGATCCGGCTCTCCAGTATTGAGGTGCCTGTGGGCGACCGAACGGAGATGCTCAAAGTTAAAGTGGCCTCCATCCCCAGCGCCCGATTGCAGGTGTACTTTCTGGATAACGAACGCTATTTCAAGCGCCGCGGCATCCTGGCCGACGAACAGACCGGGGAACCTTTCCCGGACAACGATGAGCGGGCGATCTTCTTCTCCCGAGGGGTGCTAGAGACGATTCGTCGGCTGGGTTGGTGTCCGGACATCATCCACTGCCATGACTGGATGGCCAGCCTCATTCCGGTCTATCTGAAGACCCTCTACCGGCATGATCCCCTCTTCGCCCATACCAAGACGATCTACACTGTTCACAACTGGGACCTGCCTACGCAGTTTCCCAAGCAGATGCTGCTGTCCAAAATCGGGTTGCCGGAGGAGGAATTAGAACGCGCGCCGTTGGCCCAAAATGGGCACGTAGACCTGTTGCACGGCGGTCTGTTGTACGCCGATGCGGTCTCGACCACAGCTCCCCATTTAGATCCGGCGACGCTGCCGCTAAGTCGAGCCATCGCGGTCGAGGGGCCGATCGAGCACATGGTGGACGTGTACGCCGAGCTCTATCGCAAGCTAGCTTCGTAA